In one Fusarium falciforme chromosome 5, complete sequence genomic region, the following are encoded:
- a CDS encoding Spermidine synthase: MSSEEITHETIKDGWFREISEMWPGQAMTLRVEKVLVHEKSKYQDVLIFKSTDFGNVLVLDNVVQCTERDEFSYQEMITHLAMNSHPNPKKVLVIGGGDGGVLREIVKHDCVEEAILCDIDEAVVRLSKQYLPTMSVGFDHPKVKVHIGDGFKFLNDYKNEFDVIITDSSDPEGPAEALFEKNYFKLLHDALKEGGVISTQGSENQWLHLPLITQLKKDCRSIFPVAEYAYTTIPTYPSGQIGFMVCSKDPNADVKTPLRQWTKEEEDEKCRYYSSEIHKASFVLPKFAEKALE; this comes from the exons ATGTCTTCCGAGGAGATTACCCACGAGACCATCAAGG ATGGCTGGTTCCGAGAGATCTCGGAGATGTGGCCCGGCCAGGCCATGACCCTCCGCGTCGAGAAGGTCCTCGTCCACGAGAAGAGCAAGTACCAGGACGTGCTCATCTTCAAGTCGACCGACTTTGGCAACGTCCTGGTCCTGGACAACGTCGTCCAGTGCACCGAGCGCGACGAGTTCTCCTACCAGGAGATGATCACCCACCTCGCCATGAACTCTCACCCCAACCCCAAGAAGGTTCTTGtcattggtggtggtgatggcggtgTCCTCCGAGAGATTGTCAAGCACGACTgcgtcgaggaggccatTCTCTGCGACATTGACGAG GCTGTCGTCCGTCTCTCCAAGCAGTACCTCCCCACCATGTCCGTCGGCTTCGACCaccccaaggtcaaggtccaCATCGGCGACGGCTTCAAGTTCCTCAACGACTACAAGAACGAATTCgacgtcatcatcaccgacTCTTCCGACCCCGAGGGCCCTGCCGAGGCCCTGTTCGAGAAGAACTACTTCAAGCTCCTCCACGATGCCCTGAAGGAGGGCGGTGTCATCTCTACCCAAGGTT CCGAGAACCAATGGCTCCACCTGCCTCTCATCACCCAGCTCAAGAAGGACTGCCGCTCCATCTTCCCCGTCGCCGAGTACGCCTACACCACCATCCCCACCTACCCCTCGGGCCAGATCGGCTTCATGGTCTGCTCCAAGGACCCCAACGCCGACGTCAAGACCCCTCTCCGACAGtggaccaaggaggaggaggatgagaagtGCCGATACTACTCTTCCGAGATCCACAAGGCCAGCTTCGTCCTGCCCAAGTTTGCCGAGAAGGCCCTCGAGTAA